A stretch of the uncultured Desulfobacter sp. genome encodes the following:
- a CDS encoding retention module-containing protein, with the protein MAQAGIIKTITGSVSARTSDGQVRQLTAGDIVYENEIIETSAGSKLTIELNDGRTLNLAENRQIIIDETVIAAVAPQDAVVTEVQELQAALEAGEEIPDEETAAGEEDEEHDYNLAYYAGDQSGGEVDSYLFGTGYGDEEEDFPNIEGEEDPEPEPEPEPEPEPEPEPEPEPEPEPEPEPEPEPEPEPEPEPEPEPEPEPEPEPEPEPESVFIVGSNPEEQRAEQVLNEEEGYYDQKEDLYLDDVENPIEDDEHTIYPANADSQGAILGQEGNDTLVGDAGSISYNKNYIVVMDLSSSMADNDEQATTRLEDLQGTAQYMVDKIYTQVLSNVGGEVTVNLLPFATGVEQSLEITFKNENGTVEITSNITGIETLDNINDWINNLEIPSGLDGVFTNYQAALEGALANANSNDYNIEDYVIFLSDGSPTFPSTDPSTYADQLTALQNATESIRSIGIRMEPEDTDPITTQPINYLNDIDDTGSAANAENQNELDTVIDEIISEYNLGPAGSDEISGNDGNDLIFGDVLNTDNVFEVIANDDAYKDYGLSDTDITEPPDGSGWQVFETLENELSGWTRADTIKYIQDHNEDLAKETILNDGDTRDGGHDIIEGGAGDDIIYGQEGHDTIDAGAGDDVVDGGSGYDTLAVTSETELDFSNVSNIERIDLNEDGENQTITLSIDQVLSMTDENNTLQITGEEIDSITLTGVADGEWTHDGNGLFTNVADNSIQVTIETVNDGVNIDVDVDNGDSFQV; encoded by the coding sequence ATGGCACAAGCCGGAATCATTAAAACAATTACAGGAAGTGTAAGCGCACGAACTTCAGATGGCCAGGTCCGCCAACTCACGGCCGGGGATATTGTTTATGAAAATGAAATCATTGAGACTTCAGCCGGTTCCAAACTTACCATTGAACTGAACGATGGAAGAACGCTGAACCTGGCGGAAAACCGCCAAATTATCATTGATGAAACCGTAATTGCAGCCGTTGCCCCACAGGATGCGGTTGTTACAGAAGTGCAGGAACTTCAGGCTGCCCTGGAAGCAGGTGAGGAAATCCCTGATGAAGAGACGGCAGCAGGCGAAGAAGATGAAGAACATGATTATAATCTTGCCTACTATGCAGGAGATCAATCCGGTGGTGAAGTCGATAGTTATCTGTTCGGTACTGGATATGGTGACGAAGAAGAAGATTTTCCAAACATAGAGGGTGAAGAGGATCCTGAACCTGAACCCGAACCTGAACCCGAGCCTGAGCCTGAACCCGAACCTGAACCTGAACCCGAGCCTGAGCCTGAACCCGAGCCTGAGCCTGAACCCGAGCCTGAGCCTGAACCTGAGCCTGAGCCCGAGCCCGAGCCTGAGCCTGAACCTGAACCTGAACCCGAACCGGAATCTGTATTTATCGTTGGATCTAACCCTGAAGAGCAGAGAGCAGAACAAGTTTTGAACGAAGAAGAAGGTTATTATGATCAGAAAGAGGATCTTTATCTTGACGATGTTGAAAATCCTATTGAGGATGACGAACATACAATATATCCAGCAAATGCCGATTCGCAAGGTGCGATCCTCGGGCAGGAAGGTAATGATACCTTAGTAGGCGACGCAGGTTCCATTTCATACAATAAAAATTACATTGTGGTAATGGATCTTTCCTCGTCGATGGCTGATAATGATGAGCAGGCAACAACTCGTCTGGAGGATCTCCAGGGCACAGCCCAATACATGGTTGATAAAATCTACACTCAAGTCTTGAGCAACGTGGGAGGAGAAGTTACCGTCAATCTCTTGCCTTTTGCCACGGGTGTAGAACAAAGCTTAGAAATCACATTTAAAAACGAAAATGGCACAGTTGAAATAACCAGCAACATTACGGGTATAGAAACATTAGACAATATCAATGATTGGATCAATAATCTTGAGATACCATCCGGGCTTGATGGCGTTTTCACAAATTACCAGGCCGCGTTAGAAGGGGCACTGGCAAATGCAAATTCAAATGACTACAATATCGAAGATTATGTCATATTTTTAAGTGACGGCAGTCCAACATTTCCAAGTACAGACCCGTCGACATATGCGGATCAATTAACAGCTTTACAAAATGCAACAGAAAGTATCCGTTCAATTGGCATCAGAATGGAGCCTGAAGACACGGATCCGATTACAACGCAACCAATAAACTACCTAAACGATATTGATGATACTGGTTCTGCTGCGAATGCTGAAAATCAAAACGAGTTAGATACCGTAATTGATGAAATAATATCGGAATACAATTTAGGCCCTGCCGGCAGTGATGAAATATCAGGAAATGACGGCAACGATCTGATCTTCGGGGATGTTCTGAATACAGATAATGTATTTGAGGTTATTGCCAATGACGACGCCTATAAGGACTATGGCCTGTCAGACACAGACATTACAGAGCCGCCGGACGGGTCGGGTTGGCAGGTATTTGAGACACTGGAAAATGAACTCTCAGGCTGGACCCGTGCAGATACCATCAAGTATATTCAAGATCATAATGAAGACCTTGCTAAAGAAACCATACTTAACGACGGGGACACTCGCGATGGTGGACATGACATCATTGAAGGCGGCGCAGGGGATGACATTATTTACGGCCAGGAAGGTCATGACACAATAGATGCAGGGGCAGGAGATGATGTAGTTGATGGCGGTTCCGGGTATGACACCCTGGCTGTGACCAGTGAGACTGAACTTGATTTCAGTAATGTCAGCAACATTGAACGCATTGACCTGAATGAGGACGGTGAAAATCAGACAATTACCCTTAGCATAGATCAAGTTTTAAGTATGACAGATGAAAATAACACGCTTCAAATAACCGGGGAAGAAATTGATTCTATTACACTGACAGGTGTTGCCGACGGAGAATGGACCCATGACGGTAATGGCCTGTTCACCAATGTCGCTGATAACAGCATCCAGGTAACCATTGAGACAGTGAATGACGGTGTAAATATTGACGTGGATGTTGATAACGGAGACTCTTTTCAAGTATAA
- a CDS encoding PEP-CTERM sorting domain-containing protein, whose product MKINRILFLMGFLLIFVLTNQVSATTVLIEDDLVSQGWAIDDSLGTVEIVASSTDVGDHTVIASAYYGDNFAQLTGTSSISFYGSWTAGETITFQWAFSAFTETADYAYFQAEDEIYRLAQAGLKETGINGSGVVDVFVGDTYGWEVGTYIFDNDYTGNLIFGISNHAIGDSDSKFMVDMEMTAVPEPASLFLFGSGLIAIARIWRKKS is encoded by the coding sequence ATGAAAATAAATAGAATTTTATTTTTAATGGGGTTTTTATTAATTTTCGTTCTGACGAACCAGGTATCTGCCACAACGGTATTGATCGAGGATGATCTGGTAAGCCAAGGATGGGCAATTGATGATTCTTTGGGTACAGTGGAAATAGTGGCTTCGAGTACAGATGTTGGGGACCACACTGTTATAGCAAGTGCTTACTATGGAGACAACTTTGCACAATTGACAGGTACATCCTCTATTTCTTTTTATGGATCGTGGACTGCAGGTGAAACAATCACATTTCAATGGGCCTTTTCAGCATTTACAGAAACAGCCGACTATGCCTATTTTCAAGCAGAAGATGAAATTTATAGACTGGCACAAGCAGGCCTTAAGGAAACCGGGATTAATGGATCAGGGGTAGTGGATGTCTTTGTTGGCGATACTTATGGTTGGGAAGTTGGGACATATATATTTGATAACGATTACACCGGCAATTTGATATTTGGCATCAGTAACCATGCTATCGGAGATTCTGATTCAAAGTTCATGGTCGATATGGAAATGACAGCTGTCCCTGAACCGGCATCTTTATTTCTCTTCGGGTCCGGTCTTATTGCTATTGCAAGAATTTGGAGAAAAAAATCATAA
- a CDS encoding DUF4091 domain-containing protein: MKAFRYMKFFLSFIVISANVWAQDPNQENYIYKLSQSTDRYTFWTTLPSERVFKDDVVPSDTGSGILVYAARNESEPFQLVVNPSVSGNITVNVGEFGPGIEIQLYQVKYVTIAQATDSLGRTGDYPDPLWPLETGASVSVTAGENTAFWFDVHVPETTPAGDYTTHVEIGGIDIPVTLHIFNFSIPETLHPKSQMNVSHQAFLTQYGVSCCGTEYWLYVDKIKQYFIDHRLTPKSVLWSGGLTSSGAGPYIDYDCAGTLTDTDGIWGFEAPAERYIDADGLMQDKFPQSFNNGTGFPSFMAATFSNNDASADQRPATFCGQTRSAADWYTANDPSTTYNEKWFQYITAIQDYLASTGYLDKAYYYFANEPQDQADYDAVAWYSRYLKAAAPDFKLMVSEEPKPEIYEHSDYVQDGQVDIWLPVLNNYDPTISHDRKKNHGEETWIYFLHGTRPPFFNPITLDHPGIESKLTGWFLWKYRIGGIAYYSLNNWSQNPWTDPMNSDHNGDLFMLYPPSPEGTSIAYGSNNHRFVPSIRFELMRDSLEDYEYFHVMNGNSGPQVYEVNAPDAQVDKIIKGVASYTRDSGFMYNLRRLIGLYNGGEIAEIPDITPPMAHPRAVGVPGNYYINFQDPNGLPATTYTEDTYDNGYTCRYLTYANHDYLQVGAQEYDQIAGFGWLDDTEHFLTGRDPWGTEQDERKITCVYDDYAHHPSVFEFDLPNGTYRVEASVGTPRKVRTHNRLVIEGVTFVDDEASEYYIVRSRDVTVSDGKLTLDIGIWDYYTMINYLDIETIYSLSDLDCSGQVDQADLELFAGVFGSACESGAYCMGDFDGDADVDSTDLSAFVTDFSNPE, from the coding sequence ATGAAGGCATTTAGGTATATGAAGTTTTTTTTGTCTTTTATTGTCATCTCCGCCAACGTATGGGCCCAAGACCCGAATCAAGAAAACTATATTTATAAACTTTCCCAGTCCACGGATCGCTATACGTTCTGGACAACCTTGCCTTCAGAACGGGTGTTCAAGGATGATGTTGTGCCGTCGGACACCGGTTCAGGCATTCTTGTATATGCGGCAAGAAATGAGTCCGAGCCATTTCAACTCGTTGTAAATCCATCAGTTTCCGGCAACATCACGGTAAATGTCGGTGAGTTTGGTCCCGGGATTGAGATTCAGTTATATCAGGTCAAATATGTCACCATCGCCCAGGCCACAGATAGTCTTGGTCGAACCGGCGATTATCCGGACCCCTTATGGCCCTTGGAAACGGGTGCTTCTGTTTCTGTGACAGCCGGAGAAAATACGGCCTTCTGGTTCGATGTGCATGTGCCCGAGACCACTCCCGCAGGAGACTACACCACCCATGTAGAAATTGGTGGGATCGACATTCCGGTCACTCTGCACATTTTTAATTTTTCCATCCCGGAAACGTTGCATCCAAAATCCCAGATGAACGTCTCCCACCAGGCCTTTCTCACACAATACGGCGTTTCGTGCTGCGGCACCGAATACTGGCTGTATGTGGACAAAATCAAACAATACTTCATCGACCATCGTCTGACCCCTAAAAGCGTTTTGTGGTCAGGGGGGCTGACATCGAGCGGAGCAGGCCCTTACATTGATTATGACTGCGCAGGAACCTTGACAGACACCGATGGTATCTGGGGGTTTGAGGCACCAGCCGAACGGTACATCGACGCAGACGGCCTGATGCAGGATAAATTTCCCCAAAGTTTTAACAACGGAACCGGGTTTCCATCCTTTATGGCCGCAACATTCAGCAATAACGACGCCTCTGCCGATCAGCGACCTGCAACCTTCTGCGGGCAGACCAGAAGTGCTGCCGACTGGTACACGGCGAATGATCCGAGTACGACGTATAATGAGAAATGGTTCCAGTATATCACGGCCATCCAGGACTATTTGGCCTCAACCGGATACCTGGACAAGGCCTATTATTATTTTGCCAATGAACCCCAGGATCAGGCCGATTACGATGCGGTCGCCTGGTACTCAAGATATCTGAAAGCTGCCGCCCCTGATTTTAAATTAATGGTTTCCGAGGAACCCAAGCCCGAAATATATGAGCATTCCGATTACGTTCAAGACGGCCAGGTGGATATCTGGTTGCCGGTCCTGAACAATTATGACCCCACCATCTCCCATGATCGCAAGAAAAATCATGGCGAAGAGACCTGGATCTATTTTCTACACGGCACCCGTCCGCCTTTTTTTAACCCGATTACCCTGGATCATCCCGGAATCGAAAGCAAATTAACCGGCTGGTTCCTCTGGAAATACCGCATCGGCGGCATCGCTTATTATTCCTTGAATAACTGGAGCCAGAATCCCTGGACCGATCCCATGAATTCCGATCATAACGGGGATCTTTTCATGCTCTATCCGCCGTCACCAGAAGGCACTTCGATTGCTTACGGATCAAACAATCACCGTTTTGTTCCGTCCATCCGGTTCGAGTTGATGCGCGACAGCCTTGAGGATTATGAGTATTTTCATGTCATGAACGGCAACAGCGGTCCCCAGGTCTATGAGGTCAATGCACCGGATGCCCAGGTGGATAAAATCATCAAAGGGGTAGCCAGTTATACCCGGGACAGCGGGTTCATGTATAATCTGCGGCGTTTGATCGGACTGTACAATGGCGGAGAAATCGCCGAGATCCCCGACATCACGCCGCCCATGGCGCATCCACGCGCAGTAGGGGTTCCGGGTAATTACTATATTAATTTTCAGGACCCCAACGGCCTTCCTGCGACCACTTATACCGAAGACACCTATGATAACGGGTATACATGCCGCTATCTGACATACGCGAACCATGATTATCTGCAGGTGGGAGCCCAGGAATATGATCAAATCGCGGGTTTCGGATGGCTTGATGACACCGAGCATTTCCTTACCGGGCGTGATCCCTGGGGCACAGAGCAGGATGAGCGCAAAATCACCTGTGTGTATGATGATTATGCTCACCACCCCAGTGTGTTTGAGTTCGATTTGCCTAACGGCACTTACCGTGTTGAAGCATCCGTGGGAACTCCGAGAAAGGTTCGCACCCATAACCGTCTGGTGATTGAAGGTGTTACTTTTGTAGATGACGAAGCTTCTGAGTATTATATCGTCCGCAGCCGCGATGTTACGGTCAGCGACGGCAAGCTGACCCTGGATATAGGCATCTGGGACTATTACACCATGATTAACTATCTTGATATTGAAACCATTTACTCTTTAAGTGATCTGGATTGTAGCGGACAAGTCGACCAAGCCGATCTTGAACTTTTTGCCGGCGTATTTGGATCTGCGTGTGAGTCAGGGGCATATTGCATGGGTGACTTTGACGGGGACGCGGACGTGGACAGCACCGACCTTTCAGCTTTTGTCACTGATTTCAGCAATCCGGAGTGA
- a CDS encoding alpha-amylase family glycosyl hydrolase codes for MHIQDVYSHDAYNALQPQQCIIEVDTKKFKTPFKSPEDWRDNWIYFLMVDRFDNPVKAPAGADPYLPYQGGTFEGIKQRLNYLSDLGVGAIWLSPVQFNPQWFKNYYGGYGIQDFMRIEPRFCKNPKAALEDPDIADNEFRELVDHIHAKGMYVIGDIVLNHMGDLFNYEGMKDTQVWRDIPYDVYWRDVDGCPKGDWMAVENIQNLPIDAGPSPRNLAENKFFRRQGEGRSLPFGDFSCLKELVTEYQDHETNSYPVRDILIRAYQIFMAKFDIDGYRIDTLQYVHRDFSRIFGNAMREYAQSIGKKNFICFGEVWDDNNEEQIASFIGRNTSTDEGIIGVDTAIDFPMRKRLVNVIKGFDTPKTLADHYETRKKVLKTISSSHGDAGGHYITFLDNHDMNERFHVKEWSEQTTMALACIFCMAGTPCVYYGTEQGLDGHGKSRESVREALWGHTNFDPNSPLYKEIQKLTKLRNNYPVLRYGRQYFRPCSGDGINFGHSTFKGGIIAFSRILNITEAIIVANTHTRQDQNVYILIDSHINEHGKNYRVAYSNLANSRHQEPERVQNSGNPAAIKVHLKPMEIQVLMEDTI; via the coding sequence ATGCATATTCAGGATGTATATAGCCATGATGCTTATAATGCACTGCAACCTCAACAGTGTATTATAGAAGTTGACACAAAAAAGTTCAAAACACCATTTAAATCACCAGAAGATTGGCGAGATAACTGGATCTATTTTCTCATGGTCGACCGATTTGATAATCCTGTAAAAGCACCAGCCGGTGCCGACCCATATCTTCCTTACCAAGGAGGTACATTCGAAGGCATTAAACAACGTTTGAATTATTTAAGTGATCTCGGTGTAGGCGCGATTTGGCTTTCTCCGGTCCAATTCAATCCACAATGGTTCAAAAACTATTATGGTGGATATGGCATTCAGGATTTCATGAGAATCGAACCCCGTTTTTGTAAAAACCCAAAAGCAGCTCTTGAAGATCCTGATATTGCTGATAACGAGTTCCGTGAGTTGGTTGATCATATCCATGCAAAAGGCATGTATGTTATTGGGGATATTGTTCTTAATCATATGGGTGATTTATTTAATTATGAAGGGATGAAAGATACCCAGGTATGGAGGGATATTCCGTATGATGTGTATTGGCGAGATGTCGATGGCTGTCCCAAAGGGGATTGGATGGCAGTCGAAAATATTCAAAATCTTCCTATAGATGCCGGCCCCTCCCCCAGGAATTTAGCTGAGAATAAATTCTTCCGACGTCAAGGCGAAGGTCGCAGTTTGCCTTTTGGCGATTTTTCATGTTTGAAAGAACTTGTAACCGAGTACCAAGATCATGAAACAAATTCCTATCCGGTTCGTGATATACTGATCCGTGCATATCAAATCTTCATGGCTAAATTTGACATAGATGGATACAGAATAGATACGCTCCAATATGTGCATAGAGATTTCTCAAGAATTTTTGGAAACGCTATGCGGGAATACGCACAAAGTATTGGCAAAAAGAATTTCATCTGTTTTGGTGAGGTGTGGGATGATAATAACGAAGAACAGATTGCAAGCTTTATCGGTCGAAACACATCTACTGATGAAGGCATCATTGGCGTAGATACCGCGATCGATTTTCCCATGCGCAAACGACTGGTGAATGTAATCAAAGGTTTTGACACTCCCAAAACCTTAGCAGATCACTACGAAACAAGAAAAAAAGTACTTAAAACAATCTCCAGTTCACATGGCGATGCTGGCGGGCATTACATTACTTTCCTCGATAACCACGATATGAATGAACGATTTCACGTAAAAGAGTGGAGTGAACAAACGACGATGGCATTAGCCTGCATTTTTTGCATGGCCGGAACGCCCTGTGTCTACTATGGAACTGAACAGGGGCTGGATGGACATGGAAAATCAAGAGAGTCAGTCCGTGAAGCACTTTGGGGACACACCAACTTTGATCCGAATTCACCATTATATAAAGAGATTCAAAAACTAACGAAATTGAGGAACAACTATCCGGTTTTGCGTTATGGACGCCAGTATTTTCGCCCATGCAGTGGAGATGGCATAAACTTCGGGCATTCAACATTTAAGGGTGGCATTATTGCTTTTTCACGAATCCTTAATATCACTGAAGCCATTATTGTAGCCAATACCCACACCAGACAAGATCAGAATGTGTACATCCTAATAGATAGTCACATTAATGAACATGGTAAAAACTACAGAGTAGCATACAGTAATTTAGCGAATTCAAGACATCAGGAACCGGAACGCGTACAAAACTCCGGGAATCCTGCAGCCATTAAAGTGCATTTAAAGCCAATGGAAATTCAAGTTTTAATGGAGGACACAATATAA
- a CDS encoding patatin-like phospholipase family protein, which translates to MTYPFKNLVFEGGGVKGIAYVGAMKVLEKEGILKNIKRVGGTSAGSINAVLFASGYSNQETLNVLNSLDFNDFKDDNWGVLRDMKRLREEYGWYRGDFFRDWIAELLKKKTGRPNITFKALEEHSDRSLYVYASNLSTKFGEVYSPEHTPRMRVVDAVRRSMSIPLFFRAVRDDREDVFVDGGVINNYPVKLFDRDKYLENKELLRIPSYYEKENKNLLLKSPKSSQYIYNKETLGFRLDSAKEIGVFRDGQEPQHTDIENFLDYTVQLIKTVLSVQDSQHLHEDDWHRTVYIDSLGVETTEFDLKDSQKKALVASGKESTEKYLSWWSDVSNDLAINHPTSNE; encoded by the coding sequence ATGACCTATCCATTTAAAAACTTGGTATTCGAAGGTGGTGGTGTAAAAGGCATTGCATATGTGGGGGCAATGAAGGTGTTAGAAAAAGAAGGGATACTAAAAAATATTAAGAGGGTCGGCGGAACTTCTGCAGGATCAATAAATGCCGTGTTGTTTGCTTCCGGATACAGTAATCAAGAGACATTGAATGTATTAAACTCTCTTGATTTTAACGACTTTAAAGATGATAACTGGGGTGTTTTACGTGATATGAAACGTCTGCGTGAAGAGTATGGATGGTATAGAGGTGACTTTTTCCGAGATTGGATCGCTGAACTCTTAAAAAAGAAAACCGGCAGGCCAAATATTACGTTTAAAGCGTTGGAAGAGCATTCCGATAGGTCTCTATATGTGTATGCCTCAAATTTATCCACCAAATTTGGTGAAGTTTATTCTCCCGAGCATACCCCGAGAATGAGAGTTGTCGACGCAGTTAGGAGATCAATGTCAATACCGTTATTTTTTCGCGCCGTCAGAGATGATCGCGAAGACGTATTTGTCGATGGTGGCGTTATTAATAACTATCCTGTTAAATTGTTTGATCGTGACAAATATCTTGAAAATAAAGAACTATTAAGGATTCCGTCGTACTACGAAAAAGAAAATAAAAATCTGTTGCTCAAATCACCAAAAAGCAGTCAATATATCTACAATAAAGAAACATTGGGTTTTCGGTTAGATTCCGCCAAGGAAATAGGTGTATTCCGCGACGGACAAGAACCTCAGCATACCGACATTGAGAACTTTTTGGATTATACGGTGCAGCTTATCAAGACCGTTTTATCGGTACAAGACAGCCAACATCTTCATGAAGACGATTGGCATAGAACTGTATACATTGACTCTCTTGGTGTGGAGACAACAGAATTCGATTTGAAGGACAGTCAAAAAAAGGCTTTGGTGGCATCAGGGAAAGAGTCAACTGAAAAATATCTGAGCTGGTGGTCGGATGTGAGCAATGATCTTGCAATAAACCACCCAACATCAAATGAATAA
- a CDS encoding ABC transporter permease, translating into MIWNTFILALRGIRRNVLRSVLTILGIIIGVAAVITLVTIGNGTTAQVTQQIAAMGTNVLLINPGQRHGPGGASGAPSFSVKDVQTIEQQINDLAGVAPSVSASAVAVVGNQNWSTSITGTTNDFFKVRNWTIKAGRTFNENEISAGRTVCVVGDTIRENLFGDTDPVGQKLRLGTVSCQIVGLLAAKGNSSMGRDQDDCVIMPMKAVQRRFTGNKDIPFIQVAVKNGASTTTASTAIQSLLRKRRHLSDNEEDNFRIMDTKELATMLTSTTKTMTALLGAVAAVSLLVGGIGIMNIMLVSVTERTREIGIRLAIGAYEHEVLLQFLVESVVLSSFGGIFGIILALAASFGATKMLEIPFAPDISIIVIAFFFSAAVGVVFGYFPALKAARMDPIDALRHE; encoded by the coding sequence ATGATCTGGAACACCTTTATCCTGGCCTTACGGGGCATCCGCCGCAATGTCCTGCGTTCGGTGCTCACCATTTTAGGCATCATCATCGGTGTGGCCGCCGTGATTACGCTTGTGACCATTGGAAACGGAACCACGGCCCAGGTGACCCAACAGATCGCGGCCATGGGGACCAATGTTCTCCTCATTAACCCGGGCCAGCGCCATGGGCCCGGCGGGGCATCCGGGGCGCCCAGTTTTTCAGTCAAAGATGTCCAGACCATTGAACAGCAGATCAATGATCTGGCAGGTGTGGCACCGTCCGTATCCGCATCTGCCGTGGCCGTTGTAGGGAACCAGAACTGGAGCACCAGCATTACCGGCACCACCAATGATTTTTTCAAGGTACGCAACTGGACCATCAAAGCAGGACGGACATTTAACGAAAATGAGATCAGCGCCGGGCGCACCGTATGCGTGGTTGGGGACACCATCCGCGAAAACCTGTTTGGCGACACGGACCCTGTGGGACAAAAGCTGCGCCTGGGCACGGTATCCTGTCAGATCGTCGGGCTGTTGGCGGCCAAAGGCAACTCATCCATGGGCCGGGACCAGGATGATTGTGTAATCATGCCCATGAAAGCGGTCCAGCGCCGTTTTACCGGCAACAAGGACATCCCCTTTATCCAGGTGGCGGTTAAAAACGGTGCATCCACAACCACAGCGTCAACCGCCATCCAGTCGCTTTTAAGAAAACGCCGCCACCTCTCCGATAATGAAGAGGACAATTTCAGAATCATGGACACCAAGGAGCTTGCCACCATGCTCACCTCCACCACCAAGACCATGACCGCCCTGCTCGGCGCAGTGGCGGCAGTGAGTCTTCTGGTCGGCGGCATCGGTATCATGAACATTATGCTGGTCTCCGTAACCGAGCGCACCCGGGAGATCGGCATCCGCCTGGCCATCGGTGCCTATGAACATGAAGTGCTGCTCCAGTTCTTGGTGGAATCTGTAGTGCTCTCCTCCTTTGGCGGCATATTCGGCATTATCCTGGCCCTGGCTGCCTCTTTTGGTGCCACAAAAATGCTGGAGATTCCCTTTGCTCCGGATATCTCCATCATCGTTATCGCATTTTTCTTTTCCGCCGCTGTGGGTGTCGTGTTCGGATACTTCCCAGCCTTGAAAGCGGCCCGCATGGATCCCATCGATGCTTTGCGGCACGAATAA